The sequence GAGACGTAGCAGCAGCATTTAAGACCTCTTCTGTTCTGCACGGAAAATTAACCGTTTTCTGTTCCCCTTCTCAGACTCTCTCTGTAAAATCACATCCTCCTTCTTCTTCGATGAACCTAGAGAAAGAATCTAGCTAGAGACAGACAGACATGTCTTGTGATCATCTCCACTTCCAGATGTGAAATCATTCAATGCATTTTCAGAGTCTTTACTCAAAAACTTGAAGAATCACACCTTTTTGTTGCTGCTGCAGTTTCAGAAGAGAAGTGTAGTCTTTTCTctgtaaaaaaaattaattttctgATCATCAGTACTttaagagaagaaaaacaaatccAAACAGGTTTGctgatttcattttcatttcatatTTAGCAAATTTTTGTCGAGCTTGAATTTGATTATCGAAATTTCCTACTGAAATTCAGGTTCCATTGCAGCAGAAGAAAATGTTGAACTGATTTTGAATTCAATTCTTTGTAATCAGAGTTAATCGATCTTCAATTTAGCAGAGAACATCATCACCAAGGTGGGAAATCTCTAGATTATAACTttaaattctgattttttttaatgTTAATATTCGATTCTGATTTCGTTGATCTTGAATTTTGCAGTTGAATTACTGATTTCTCCATAAAATGCTGACTTGCATAGCTTGTTCAAAGCAACTAAGTAACACAGTCGATCGAGACAATGACAAACAATCCATTAAAACGCTCACATCTCAGATTAAAGACATGGCATTAAAAGCATCAGGTGCATACAGATGTACAAAACCATACGAACGATCAGAATCAGGAGGACCGGCAGCGGCAGAAAAATGTCaatgtaataataataatagtaacagCTCGTATGGGAGAAGTGCCAGTACAAATTCAACGATGACGCCCCGGTGGGGTAAAGAAATGGAAGCACGATTGAAAGGTATAACAAGTACTAGTAGTGGCGGCtgcggtggtggtggaggatcATCAGGGGAAGGAACGCCGTCACCTTCATCACTGAgtcaccaccatcaacacaaccgAGTTGGATCATTGAGTCACAGAGTTGTTTCTGCTTCTGCTTCTTCGAATTCGATTGTgtttatggaagaagatgaaCCCAAAGAATGGGTTGCTCAGGTTGAACCGGGTGTACTCATCACTTTTGTTTCAATGCCACAAGGTGGAAACGATTTGAAACGGATACGATTCAGGTGtgtcttttttttccttctcctgTTCAAGTCAAATGTTTATAGTGCTTGCCACCACGTTATTTCTGTATCAATTTTGACTAATTGGTCAAAAAGTGGCCCGACCAACGTGGCACTGTGTCATCGTTTGTGGGACCCACCACTAGACATTTTCTGCCGGAAATGCTTACAGAATATACTTGTAGAGTCTGGATTCTTACACCCTTGGTACATTAATTGAACTTAGCTTGGAACTTCAGGAGGGTCAGTAGTCACTCACTTGTATTTGAAGAAAACCAtgaaaactgtttttgtgttggttttaagAATGTGctgcaataaaaataaaattttacaaACGTTTAGCTGATGTTTGGATGCCGTGATCGGAACCCGAATCATCGCTATTCAGAAATGTGTATGTTTTTTCCTATTTCAAAATGTGAACTAACCTGTCCgtgattttcttgttttttttttctcttttgtttttgcTGACATTTATCTTATCAAATGATACTATTTTGTTTCTGGATAAATAGATACTATTATATTTCCATAAGAAACAACGATAGTATCTCTCTTCCAGTAAAACAAAATGAGTGCAATTTAGAGTTAAGCCGGTAAATTTGAATCAGTTTAGAAGAACACAATTTAGTGTTAGACAAGTAAATTCGAATCAGTTTATTGTGAAAAAGATTGTCTATTCGAACAACCCAAAAATCGTATAGATACATAGAGAGTTGGCTCGGTCATTCAGAAAACATAAGGGATTTTTTTGAGTTTATACGTGTTTATACGGTTTTTGCATTCAGAATGTACAGTtctgaatttttcaattttcagaaaacaTAAGGGATCTTTTTGAGTTTATACGTGTTTATACGGTTTTTGCATTCAGAATATACAGTTCTGAATTTTTCAATTCTTAACCCTTTGCTTGGAACATGGAAAATTTTGGGGTTTACAAAATCTTTAGGAACGTTGAACTTATGAGTGTGAATTCTGAGCCATCAATTTTACTTGAAAACACTCAATTTGCGGAGGTggtggactggtggtggtgggtggGAGTGATTATAGGTTAAGTTACCAAAGGGGGACAAGCGTAATGATAACATGTTTCACCTTTTATAATTTTCACATTCTGGTGGTAAGACAAAAAGGAATCGTTGGATCGTCTTTCTAGGAAGACAAATTGAAGTGtcattttgatttcttttctagtACGTGCGCACGCGGGAATTGGGTAGGTCCCACCACTTATCTAGGTCCCACAAGTTAAATTCCCGTGGGTCCCACTTGGGACAGGATGTCGCGAAGTGCATCAAGTTTTGATGGGACGTTACTACATGAAACTGTTGCTTTCTATCAACGTCAAATTTATTCATTGTATTTTTTCTTCGTGGTGGACCGGAGCCCGTGGGCTTCGAGCCTACCAGTGGGAGGCGCGTGGGTCTCGGGCCTACTCGTAGGATGTGTTCTAGAGTGTCAAAATTTTGTTTGGTCGAATTTTGGATCTGTTCTAGACGGTGAGTACTGCTTATGGTTTTACTTTGGAGTTTTGCTACATTCCTCCGATACATCTTGAGTTTTTTCCAAGAATTTATGAAATGGCTGAAAGTTGGTTATGAAGATTGTGCACCACTTATTGTCACGTCGAGCAATTAAATGTATTGCCATGTTATTGTTGGACTTCACGCCCAGGTCTAgaattgttgtttgttttttagGATTATAAAATATAGACCCAATTACCTAATGTAGCATTTCAGCTAATTAAATTCATTACTTTTACTAATTTAATCTTTAATCTATCTAACCCTATCTTAATGGAAGGATGACCAGTATTGCAATACCTTCCTCACCAAATACTTTTCTTTCATCATGTTACGTAACTTATATTTGGAATAGTTTAGTTCTAAGCGTACTGCTTTATCAAACAATGTTTGGCAAAACAAGTACTTTTGTAGGAAAAGCTAGTTGTGACTGACATTTTTAATTGGAAGTGGTGGAAACTAGAtgcatgtatttttatttttgatcggtAAAACTAGATGCATATATAGATGTGTGTTGTGGCATTTTTAAAGTGGTGTTTTGATTTATAACGCTGGCAAAATCGTTTGGAGTTGAACATATACGATTTCATTGTAGAAAAAGAATAGAGAAATTAGCAGATAGCTCCATACCTCCATACCGTGCGTGAGAAAACAGTTTTCCTTTTCacatttcaaattttgaaatttaaattCGTAGGTCAAGAGGAAAGGAAAGAACAAACTTTTGTGATAGGCGACTTCCACTTTGCTTTCCTTGGGCTTtctttcattctttgttcttttcTTTGCTATGTGGAAATTAATCACAATGTCTTTGTCTTCTAGTTTCCTGCTTTTGTGTTTCTTTAGTTTGAACTTAAGGGAATGAAGTCCAGGTTACTCTATgaataaaactaaaataacaaaaagaaagagccAGCATATAGTCATAGATACAAAAGAGAATCATTTTGATATTGGTCTAGCCGTATAGAGTAGTACATAGCGTATTTTGGAGACCCTGAAATTATGGACTTGACTTTTGGTGGGACATTTTGTCTCTTTTGGTACCGAAATATAAAATTCATACTTTAAATTGATTTCAAACATTATACAGGGCTTTGGTAAAAATGATGCACACCGATGTTATTGAATTGGGGTTTTGTTGTGTGGGTTTTATTTAAACTTGGTTCACTTTTTACTTGGTTTAATGTTATTTGAGGCTTTTAGGATAGATTTGTCAAGAGCTGTGCATGATTGTATATTGGTCGTCAAAATGTtgttattgatagttttgttgctTTTATTAGTCGCGAGATGTTCAACCGATGGCAAGCTTCGAGATGGTGGGCTGACAACCACGATAAAGTCATGGAACTATACAATGTTCAGAGGCTTAACCGCCAAGCTTTTCCACTTCCCACTCCTCCAAGATCAGAAGATGAGGTGAGCTACCATCCCTGGATGTTTCTGATAGAAATATGGTCTGTCGTAGTTTCTTAGACGAAAAGGTGATTGCAAGTGTATTGCACAAATCCTTCGATGTATATTGATGTTTTTTGTTAAACTGAATTATGGAAATGCCATATTGCTGTCTTTTAGAGCTCAAAGATAGAATCTATGGGGGACAGTCCAATGACACCACCGTTAAACCAAGAGCGCTTACCTCGCAACTTACAAGTCCCGATGGGAATGGGTTATTCATCTTCAGATTCACTTGATCACCACCCAATGCGTACACGGCAATATTATGAACCTGGTCCTGCTTCAACACCGAAACTCTCCAGTCTTAGCGGGACAAAAACTGAAACCACCACTTCTTCGATGGATGCTTCTACTATGAGGACTAGCTCATCAAGGGAAGCTGACCGCTCTGGGGAACTCTCACTGAGCAATGCCAGTGACCTAGAGACAGAATGGGTTGAACAAGACGAGCCTGGTGTTTACATTACCATAAGATCAGTCCCAGGAGGCACTAGGGAGCTAAGGCGTGTTAGATTCAGGTGAGAATATTCTCTGAACACCACATAGGACTTGTTTCACACCGTAAACATGAAATTACTTGTCTCATTAGCAAGGTTGTACATCTATGGAATGTATTTATATTTTACTAATCAAATATTTGCGTCATTTTTCTTCTGTGGCCTGGTGTGCAGCCGAGAGAAGTTTGGGGAGATGCACGCAAGGGTATGGTGGGAAGAAAACAGGACAAGGATACGCGAACAGTACTTATGATTAGAAACTGGTAAGGTGATGGGAATAAAAGCAAGCCGCTAGCTCCAAATGGGCTACCCTTAAATGTTAATTATAGTTGTTGCCGCAGTAAGAAGATTGCTCTTTCTTATTTAGTCCATGCAATTCATATCTCTATCTATTTCCATATAAGCTTTGATTATGTATTTCAATGGCATAAGTTGAGTATCTGGAAAATTTACTGGTCAGTGCCAAATTTTGGGTCACAATTCAGATGCTGGCTAACAATGCTTGTCCAAGTTCCAAGAACATAATTAATAGAAACTCATATGACCAGAAACTATCAACTAAGGCAGCTTAATGCGAGCCAATAACTGATCTTGCATAAACAGTTATTCACAGTACAGCTTAAGGAGACTTCCTTAAGAATTCAAGCAAAGCTTCGTAATTGTGATAAGATGACCCTTCACGACTAACACTCTTTTGAGCCATCTCTGCAACCTTTGCTGTGGATTTCATCAACTCTTCTCTCTTACCACCCATCATTTCCCTAATCAGCTTCTCCACGGTCGATCTGTTACAATTATCTTTCATGTCCATTCCAATTCTCCATACCTCAATGACATACCTACTGTTAATCTGCTGATCCGCTAAATGTGGCCAGCAAACCATGGGTACTCCAGCAACCATGCTTTCAAGAGTCGAATTCCATCCGCTGTGAGTAAAAAAACCGCCAACAGCTGGATGATTCAACACCTCCTCTTGCGGTGCCCAATCCACCGTGTAACCTCTCTCTTTTGTTGCCTCAACCAGCTCCTCCGGTATTTGACTCTCCTCGCCGTCCTTGGCAAGAAGGGAATCCGGGCGTCTAACACACAAGAATCTATGACTGCAATTAACCAGTCCATACCAAATCTCCAACCGTTGCTCCTGAGTTACCGTGGCTGTGCTACCAAAGCTCACGTAAACTACAGATTTCTCTGGCTGTTTATCGAGCCAAGTCATGCAGCTTCTATCTTCTGCATACAAACTTGCATTTGAGGAAACAGTTAAAGAAGAAGATAGTGGTTTAGaagaacgggttcatttcgaaaatactgttttagagtctagcgacttagaaacaatagtcttggaagaagaagatagacccgtagagatgagtaaagatgcacaacctgataataacttagaagaatctcttgaatattttaaggactctgaagatacggaaattcaagaaataattagaggtctatctagaaagttttgggggtgattatcacttccctagtgccttacctttaactctaagaaagtccccacacttaggacttgatatccgtgcctcgaccattttacaagattaccttcatactcgttttcccgagcctaatgatgtccatgaaggagttcagtcattagaaacccatcctctggttgatgtggtttgcccaggctatgatcctcagattgactttgttttcccaccaaatagttttcttccaactgtaggaacgtttatattccaaatgtgtcgattattaagttgtgagactaaacctaaatgctttaggaaattagaatcgacacatttgcttaagaatgaccactactctcattttggtcaattatgtaagtcaaatcttattgacttagaggatcctcagttatttaggttattattgtgcgcttctaagatcatatttgagtttttccagactctaggacctaatgattcggatcccacctatgaagaaacgcagacaatgaaaattttctatttagaccctttcatagaacctgaacctgaaccacaattagatataaatatcttaatcaggaaactagataagggcatgttatccttgttcactttcttgggttattgtagtttcctttggtcagctctttttggttttgaagacccatagtTATTTAggttgttactttttgattctatgaggtgactaattccttccgatgtctggctgaagactttaaacttagcacttcttgagaggtaacccaatctcatgcaatacggtaatatctttccttatctcttttgcttcaaatggtaacagtttctccttgttcatgcttttaatttcatctttagaacattgaggacaatgttagaattaagtttgggggtatgggagaaacattttagttgcagtatgaataaataaactccagagcctagaaatttatgcgtatttaggatggcactaaccaatctaatggatggaagcattttggttgtaggagttgaggaaccaatctgaatagatggaaacatctaaagagtctattcataaaagcacagagctcaggtgttagaaataacatgatagtttcaccatatctcgctgagtccttttcacttctatttttattttgtttttaaaccatgtttctctaagtgataggtggggcccacgattcaagttgttaccaatgctaggatggattagagtgattgagttaccaaaaaaaaataattgagaccagaccattcgaccaaaaggaagattcaataaagtcgaccactggtaccctggtatatgtcagttgtgttgacctagagttaggttatcgaccactggtacccttgtatatgccagtgtgttgatattagtcagactagtatctcaatccattaggataggttcattttggcggaggccttcagacagatatgggaaacgtcgctcacttagtaaacatgaaaaccatctatgtttttctatatccatctcttaatctttccatgtgattagtttgactccgactatgatgtccatagtgcaactatctgagtagagctctgtcacttatatatgaattttagtatgcttgagtgcaaactcgtgtacatcaattggaatttcgcatcagggtacttcctcttgtagtcaataagtatgccaaccaaggagattctttagtgccttccaaggttcgttgtagatagatagggtatggagtattaaggttttgtgggtatatctcttgtaatccctcccgagactataactcggccgctagggccacctaggggtttaaaggcttattgcatacgctaaatgcaatcgacgatgcctgcgaaagtgagttaggtttttattttgtagttttaattttctcgggactagcaaataataagtttgagggtatttgatagatgcatttatgtgtctaatatagcccaactgtatatattgttagtacccatttttgtacttattatggtattttatttatttataggtgtttttggaataATAAGGTTTAGCGGCGAAAATGActgaaaatgtggcatttggacctctgtagaaagtgaaccggaagtaccccgaaagtatgccggaagcgcctcagaaatgcaccgaaaacgtcccagaaatgtcccggaggaacccagaaaaattactatttccccccaaaaaaaaggatgtttccaccccagttgctaaagggacacccaacagtggttagggggacaccctttcttcacgattcaaaaaaaaaaatggcgggaaaatcttatgccatgcacacttcaatggcagtttagggttcgatcttgtgtggactttgagcgagattcaatcgctggaaatgattgggatggacctaatatagcctaacatgcttggtacaatgaattggatcgAAAAACTTGGGCTGAAAAATCCGTTAGAGAAGATCAAAGCTAAACAGGGACCGAAGCATCCTGGAAAGAATATatgtggaagatactcgagtaaagagggaagtTATTGTACCTAGAAGGATATATATCGAATCCTAGAAGATAGAAATACCAAATATCTTCTATTAACGGATAATCAGAGTTCACAGGGAAACAAATCTTGGTTATTCCCGtgataataaagaaaagatatgTGGGATTAAACCAAGAATATTTTGGGTGCTGTcgagtataaataggctgttgaggtgATAGAAAAGgtgatcaagagtttggggtcgagccagagacgagaggagcgagaaatcgggacttgcaggattgttcacctgctgctgctgaagaagaaggaggagctcaagaacaagaagaacggacggccaaagaccgtcgtttttcaacagttccagcagcagtggagaagtgtcgcagtttagcggcagttttctggtatcttttctttctggacgtgttttgtgagtctcagaatcgctgttttataacttttgactcttttaatcatactttgagcatcaaatatatattttcagaacatgattattatgattagctaaaccccaacactgggatgatggaggaagacgttctttacgcatatgataattatattaattctttttttgactacttgcactttttattaatcgatttatgatttttcttgattggttgtgatatcgtatgatgatgtatgcttggtcgtagtgcttttgatgcgtcatgctagtgatatacaataaatattctaaaaatctaccttggaaagaatgagagtccttatgatttgagctataattgtttcgaataagtatatgaattgtgtgaatgattaatggtggaatcctgtgtcgtagtatctcttgatcctgtgacaaatattgtgtatatatttttgttttaaaaatcttttcaagtccgagcaacgaatcattatttaccgcaatcgaaatactacaacaatggcgagaagaagaaaaaggtttaGAGAGTTTGCAAATCCCTCGCGATCAATACTTCTATTGTCATGCCGAAATTCAACTATACGAAGAAGGGTTCTGATGTCTCTGTCGACACACCCTCACAAGACTTCATTGCCTCGGCTTCTTTGGATGCTTTTGCATCCTCAATGGAAATCTTTGCTCATAAGGAAGCGTCTTTGGCTGATCATGCGGGTATTTTTTCTTCTGAAAATATGGATGCACCAGTAGTGGATTCCAGTGTTTCCACTTTTATGAACCTTCCCGCATCATCGTATTTTACTGCATCAATGGAAGATACAGCTGCACCAGTTTCGGAGGGTACTACTACCAATTCTTCTGCGGATGTTGTAATGACCGCTCCTTCTCATTTCGTGGTCTCTTATTCTCCTTATGATGCCAAGCCTCTTCTGAAAATCATTAACATTGCTCGCTCATCTGTTAATGATCCTTCCCAAATTCGTATTTGTGATGCTCTTGTCAAGCTATTAGGTGATTCTTCTCCAAATAAGTCTGTCAGGGGCTAAATCTTCTTACAACTGGATTCAAGTGTTAATCTCGATTTTGATCTTCTGGTAAAATCTTCTCACAACTGGATTCAAGTGTTAATCTCACAACTTTATTTCTGTTTTAATTGATGGTGTTTTCATATTCTTATCTAAGTTATTTACTTTTTTAGGATTCTCGTAGCCGCTTAGTCCAGGCTGAGGAGTTTTCTGAGTCTAGCAATACCATCCAAGAGCTTCACCGCCAGGTTGCTAAGTTGAAGGTTTCTTTCCGAGTTGAATCTCTTACGTCCGAAAATCTTCGCACTAAGAATCAAGAACTGAGAGGTATATATATTCTTATCTCTGCTATGTTAATCATTTAAAAGAAACTTGTACTTATATTCATGTCTTGAGTGTCTTCGTGCGTCTGTTAAGATTTAAATCAGAAGCGCGTTATGGAGATATTTGATTATCAGTATTCTGTTGAAGATGCTCGTGCGGACAATGAGAGATTGCAGAATCAAAAAGATCAATTAGTTAATAATCATTCATATTCGCTTGATCAgattgaaaacctaaaaaatgagAATCTTTGTTTAAGTAATCAAAATGAATTTCTGGGCTCCCAACTATCCCATCTTTCTGGAATGTGGCATAGCGCTGATTTACGACATTAAACTTTATTAGATGAGAATCAGGTCTTGGTCGCAGAGAAGCGGTATTTTTTAAAGAAAGAGGCGATGTTTACGCGCCAATATATTATTCTTCAGAAAATTTGTGATGATCAAGATGAATCCCTTCGCACATTAAGAAGTCAGCATGATGAGTCTATGAAGAAATTAACCTTGGAGAATGATAAAATCATCTAGAGTAAAGTGAATTTGACTTTCAAAATGAACCAACTTCGAGAACAACATACACAATTAAAGGGGTCTCCCGACATCCTTGTGAAGGATCGTTTcactttctcaagatgaaaagaagCTTCGGTCTCGTCTCCAAGGTTtagttggtgatgattttgataaggTTATGGAGAATTTGAAAAGTAGTGGTCTCTCTTTATCTCAATACTTAATTTCTCAGAGGGAAAGTAGTCACATTGAGGCCttagtttactcctctttttaTGGCTCAAATCTTGTAGCTACGAAATTGTCGCCTTGGTAATAATTAGATGTCTTTTTTGCAGGATCTGAAAAGTCGCATCAATCTACCATTTCCAAGTTGAGGTATGATCTCGCCAAGGCTCATAGAGAATGCAAGACACTCTCAATAGCACTTACTTCCTCTCGAGGCAAAGTGAATAGGAGGTGTTTGTACCTTGGAAACTTAATGGACGTTTCCATAGAAAATACTAAGAAGAGTGCCGCTCGAGAAGCTCATGTTAAGGTTAAATTCTCGCATATCAAGTTTGCGTTGACAATTCACTTCCTATAGTGGATGTAGAACCTCTTGATGTGGATGCGGATGAGAAGCTTCCTGAGAccgatagtgattatgattatgtgaGCGATGACGATAAAGGCGACGAAGTTGTCCTTCAAGAGGATCAGTCTGAAAAGGATGGATCTGGTGGTGGTGCTTCCAAAGATCCAAGTTCTGATGCTAACCCAAACAACGAGGTTGATGTTGAAGTATCTGCACCAAATCAAGACGGTCCTTCTAATAATGCTTAGCCTTTCTTTTCTTCTAGTCTTCTGTGCGTCTAGCTATGTATTTTTGGATATGTGTTTTTGAAGTATACTTCTATTTCTGCTACCTTTATGTAAGATTGTCTCTAACAAGGAGGATAATACTCTTCTTATgataattcccatacttgcctctattaTTATGTTTGTTAGAGATATTACTTAATTCCTATTTATGCGGTTATATCCGCGCGTTATTGAGTCTTTAAGTATTTTTCTATCCTTTActgcttcttttttattttatttcctgcAAAATAGAAATTTTTATATTTTGAACTAATCTTCGGGTTTTGTATTGAGGTTTTACTGAGCCCCCCTAGATAGAGGTCTTATCATCCTCacctttatttttgttttaaattattattctgcgacaaaatcgcaggctgTCATTACTCTTTCAAGTAACGATCCATTAATCTTGCCATATCATTTCTTGTATTTTTGCCTTTGCAGGATATATTTATGCGTTAATACGACGAGTCTTATTTCTCATGTGAGTAAAATCCTCATGATATTAACGtatttgacacaattcagctccctaatcgatggtgtcgtccttatattccccctgacttccccttcaaggaagcttacccctatcgggttagggtgggctcttaccatccagtgatgcaacaatcagttgttttcgcggCCTCTTATCCCTCCGATGATATGGCTTTTGGTTatgagaccgcaccctaagtggggtttcttgaggaccgagtgcatcatagtcaggattTGTCAAGAACGGCCCGGTACGCTCCAGacaccccgggcactcttgactcaaccgtgtacctcaatGCCCtaatcgagtttctgcactccttagtagAGAGCTTCTTACCTTAGTCTTTCGACTAAGGCGCTCTACTGGATGGGCTTTTGTTTcacccaaaatctccatgactcagtcTCAAGGGTCGGTGTAGCTTTCACCTGAGTCATGCTAATTTATTAAGGTTTTCCCCGGTTGTGACGCGCAttaggtcttatttttgcctcttGCTATTATGataactagggtgcacgccacaattggatgcctTTCCTCCATTGTTAGAGGTTTTACTTCTGatgccttttattaaggtcttattttttcctttttgtcaTATAtatgtaaagaagaagaatttttcattttcattcatgCGCTTGATTGGTACAGTTCTGGTATCTTCTTTCTTCATTTATTCTCCGATATAATTACTAGTTAGAGCCAAAGACTGCATGACTCGTTCAACTCTGTGCGTCTTTGTGCATCATTAATTTCACTCtctaaatattttaattatttttttatgacTTATAGATAGTACTTCTTTAAATAAGTTCTATTCCACGGGTGTTCAAGTCTTCCCCCCGTGTTACTCCCTTCAGAATCTATTAGTTCATATGCTCCATTTCCAACAATTCTTTTGATTATATAAGGTCCATCCCGTGTCTTTTCTAGTTTTACATCTCTTCCTCTCTAATAAGGCGGTATTTCCCTTAAAACTAGTTCTCCTGGTTGGACTTCTCTTTCTTTGACGCGCTTGTTATATTCTCTAGCTAGTCTCTTGtggtaattctccatatgttgcacGGTAATTGCTCTactttcttctaaatcatcaagcTTTGCTAAGATCATATTTGTGTTTAAGTTCTTTTTCCATGCTTCCTTTTTCTTTGTAGGTATGATGACTTTAGTTGGTAGCACCGCTTcgactccatatgttaaacataAGGGTGACCTTCCCGTAGCTTCTCTCTGCGTTGTTCTGTATTCCCTTACTGCGTTATGGACTTGTTCGCACCAGCCTTTATTGTGCCTTtcaagcttcttcttcttcagtatatctgcaattgttttattagtTTCCTCAGCATGCTCATTACTCTGCGGATATAAATGAGTTGATTTTCCATTTTGTATCTTGAACGCGTTAAGCAACATTTCTATATTTTTGCCCTCAAATTGCTTTCTATTATCAAAGACTTATTGTACAtggattccaaatctgcaaatgatgttttcaaATATGAAAGTGAAGACATAT comes from Papaver somniferum cultivar HN1 chromosome 7, ASM357369v1, whole genome shotgun sequence and encodes:
- the LOC113294539 gene encoding protein Brevis radix-like 4, producing the protein MLTCIACSKQLSNTVDRDNDKQSIKTLTSQIKDMALKASGAYRCTKPYERSESGGPAAAEKCQCNNNNSNSSYGRSASTNSTMTPRWGKEMEARLKGITSTSSGGCGGGGGSSGEGTPSPSSLSHHHQHNRVGSLSHRVVSASASSNSIVFMEEDEPKEWVAQVEPGVLITFVSMPQGGNDLKRIRFSREMFNRWQASRWWADNHDKVMELYNVQRLNRQAFPLPTPPRSEDESSKIESMGDSPMTPPLNQERLPRNLQVPMGMGYSSSDSLDHHPMRTRQYYEPGPASTPKLSSLSGTKTETTTSSMDASTMRTSSSREADRSGELSLSNASDLETEWVEQDEPGVYITIRSVPGGTRELRRVRFSREKFGEMHARVWWEENRTRIREQYL
- the LOC113293905 gene encoding 7-deoxyloganetic acid glucosyltransferase-like — protein: MTWLDKQPEKSVVYVSFGSTATVTQEQRLEIWYGLVNCSHRFLCVRRPDSLLAKDGEESQIPEELVEATKERGYTVDWAPQEEVLNHPAVGGFFTHSGWNSTLESMVAGVPMVCWPHLADQQINSRYVIEVWRIGMDMKDNCNRSTVEKLIREMMGGKREELMKSTAKVAEMAQKSVSREGSSYHNYEALLEFLRKSP